The following are encoded together in the Candidatus Margulisiibacteriota bacterium genome:
- the ftsA gene encoding cell division protein FtsA — MQELINDNSIIGLDLGTSKICASLCTFDENGQIHIAGVGTSITEGINKGSITNTDLLIKAIKRAITRAERIAKISSKSVIIGLASPTYKTKQASGVISLPDSRDHITTEDKISVIKKARQLTDIKDYSVIHTVPQKFFIDDKLCNSDPIGTFGSSLKADILTIQYRNNDIELIKAIFDKLNLSILAIVASPLATSKIALTTSELNTSVALIDIGGGTTQLAYYQNNIIRHLTILPIGGDHISSDIKIILKTSTGEADRLKILYCHLNKEHYDENNTIEYIMKDNDKELKTNTSEDYLSQIIKARLEEIFKLISQELKKAIGNKAPEIIVITGGTSNLPGIDDYATNFFKIPVRIGIPKDKKEVIESQNYATSIGLVVYAIKSKLIDINKYKIPSRKKVSNFVKKWFKDFF, encoded by the coding sequence ATGCAAGAATTAATCAACGATAATTCAATAATAGGATTAGACTTGGGCACATCTAAAATATGTGCCTCTCTCTGCACTTTTGATGAAAATGGACAAATCCATATAGCGGGAGTTGGAACTAGCATCACAGAAGGAATAAACAAAGGTTCCATTACAAATACCGACCTGTTGATTAAAGCGATTAAACGAGCTATCACTCGTGCCGAAAGAATAGCAAAAATATCGAGTAAAAGCGTAATCATAGGCTTAGCTTCTCCGACGTATAAGACAAAACAAGCATCCGGAGTTATCTCTTTACCGGACTCACGAGATCATATAACAACCGAAGATAAAATAAGCGTTATCAAAAAAGCTCGGCAATTAACCGATATCAAAGATTATTCTGTTATCCACACAGTACCACAGAAATTCTTTATTGATGACAAGCTCTGCAATTCTGACCCTATCGGGACGTTCGGTTCGTCACTAAAAGCAGATATTTTGACAATACAATACCGAAATAATGATATAGAACTCATAAAAGCGATCTTTGACAAACTCAACCTTTCGATCCTTGCAATAGTCGCAAGTCCTCTTGCTACAAGCAAAATTGCCCTAACAACTTCTGAGTTGAACACCAGCGTCGCTTTAATTGATATCGGCGGCGGAACAACGCAGCTTGCTTATTACCAAAATAACATAATAAGGCACCTAACGATCCTTCCTATCGGCGGCGACCATATATCTTCAGATATAAAGATTATACTCAAAACATCAACTGGTGAGGCTGACCGGTTAAAAATACTTTATTGCCATTTGAATAAAGAACACTATGATGAAAACAACACTATTGAGTACATAATGAAGGATAATGATAAAGAGCTAAAAACTAATACTAGCGAAGATTATCTCTCTCAAATAATTAAAGCAAGACTTGAAGAGATTTTCAAATTGATCTCACAGGAACTGAAGAAAGCTATTGGAAACAAAGCTCCTGAGATTATTGTCATTACGGGAGGAACATCAAATCTCCCTGGGATAGATGATTATGCAACAAATTTTTTCAAAATTCCAGTAAGAATCGGGATTCCAAAAGACAAAAAAGAAGTTATTGAGTCTCAGAATTATGCAACCAGCATCGGACTTGTAGTCTACGCTATCAAAAGTAAACTCATTGATATTAACAAGTACAAAATTCCTTCAAGAAAAAAAGTTAGCAATTTTGTTAAAAAATGGTTTAAAGATTTTTTTTAG
- a CDS encoding cell division protein FtsZ, with protein MENGLRQFANIKVIGVGGGGSNAVNRMVGSGLSGVEFWAVNTDLQALNVSLADHKLQIGSKLTKGLGAGSTPEAGLKAAEESLEDIMLALEGADMVFITAGMGGGTGTGAAPIIADAAKEIGALTIAIVTKPFRFEGPVRMRQAEEGANILKNKVDALIVIPNDKLLQVVERNTTIIDAFKVADDVLRQGVQGISDLITIPGLINLDFADVKTIMQNAGSAMMGIGRGAGEQRAIEAAEAAISSPLLEETIMGASGVILSISGGTDLSLHEVHDAADVIYNAVDPDANIIFGAVINEDLGDEIIITVIATGFKGSNRPQRNTTSSFSQRSDSITTSPAARNEQPVRQTIAVPNIEQAIKDHDVSQTSNDNEEVDEQDDDFNIPAFIRKRSI; from the coding sequence ATGGAAAATGGATTGAGACAGTTTGCAAATATCAAAGTAATCGGTGTTGGAGGCGGAGGAAGTAATGCGGTTAACAGAATGGTCGGATCCGGGCTATCGGGTGTTGAATTCTGGGCAGTTAATACTGACCTTCAAGCTCTCAACGTTTCACTCGCAGACCATAAACTCCAAATAGGAAGTAAATTAACCAAAGGACTCGGGGCCGGTTCGACCCCTGAAGCCGGATTAAAAGCAGCAGAAGAAAGTCTCGAAGATATTATGCTCGCCCTTGAAGGAGCTGATATGGTTTTTATAACAGCTGGCATGGGTGGCGGAACCGGAACAGGTGCTGCGCCTATAATTGCAGATGCTGCAAAAGAAATTGGTGCACTAACAATCGCGATTGTTACTAAACCATTTCGATTCGAAGGTCCGGTGAGAATGAGACAGGCTGAAGAAGGTGCAAACATACTGAAAAATAAAGTTGATGCGCTTATCGTAATTCCTAACGACAAGCTCCTTCAGGTTGTCGAAAGAAACACAACGATTATTGATGCTTTCAAAGTAGCAGACGATGTACTTAGGCAAGGAGTTCAAGGCATTTCCGACTTAATTACCATTCCTGGTTTAATTAATCTTGATTTTGCTGACGTAAAAACTATTATGCAAAATGCCGGATCAGCAATGATGGGAATCGGCAGAGGGGCTGGCGAACAAAGGGCAATTGAAGCCGCCGAAGCAGCGATATCTTCACCGCTCCTTGAAGAAACAATTATGGGTGCTAGCGGAGTTATTTTAAGTATATCCGGTGGAACTGATTTATCTCTCCATGAAGTCCATGATGCGGCAGACGTAATTTATAATGCGGTTGATCCAGATGCTAACATTATTTTTGGAGCTGTTATTAATGAAGACCTAGGGGACGAAATAATAATTACAGTTATTGCAACTGGTTTCAAAGGAAGCAACAGACCTCAAAGAAATACAACATCATCTTTTTCTCAAAGGAGCGATTCAATAACTACCTCACCTGCTGCACGAAATGAACAGCCAGTCAGGCAAACCATTGCAGTTCCGAATATAGAACAGGCAATTAAAGATCATGACGTATCTCAGACGAGTAATGACAATGAGGAAGTAGATGAGCAGGATGACGATTTTAATATACCTGCATTTATCAGAAAACGCTCTATCTAA
- a CDS encoding 2,3-bisphosphoglycerate-independent phosphoglycerate mutase (catalyzes the interconversion of 2-phosphoglycerate and 3-phosphoglycerate): protein MILLTILDGWGINKNEEGNACKLANTPNIDSLFETYPNTVLTPSGVHAGLPEGQMGNSEVGHLNLGAGRIVNQSLQQINLSIQDGSFFNNTEFIEAINNAKTNNSSLHLMGLLSDGGVHTNNKHLYALLELAKQEDFTRVYIHCFMDGRDTSPTSGIGFVTELLEEIKRIGVGEIATITGRYYAMDRDNRWDRAEKAYNALVNGKGVLAQDPIAVMQVLYDQNITDEFIDPIVLTKDNSPVATINNHDSVIFFNFRPDRARQLSYIFLDQSFDGFKRTPIHQLHYVCMTEYDKKIIAPVAFKPIRLNNVLAEVLANNNKKQLHIAETEKYAHVTFFFNGGVEKQYQGEERILIPSPKVATYDLQPEMSAYEVTEKVIESIDSRQFDVIILNLANPDMVGHTGIIEAGIKAMETIDICIGKIVEKILYYNEKMILTSDHGNLEYMTDEQTGKPFTAHTTNDVPVIFISNDKTDIRLRDNVILADIAPTILDLLNIEKPIEMTGTSIIC, encoded by the coding sequence ATGATTTTATTAACAATTCTTGATGGTTGGGGTATCAACAAAAACGAAGAAGGAAATGCCTGCAAACTAGCAAACACTCCCAATATTGATTCCCTCTTTGAAACCTATCCGAATACAGTACTAACTCCATCAGGAGTTCATGCCGGATTGCCAGAAGGGCAAATGGGCAATTCTGAGGTCGGACATCTTAATCTTGGGGCCGGAAGAATCGTGAACCAGTCATTGCAGCAAATCAACTTATCCATTCAAGATGGCTCTTTTTTTAACAATACAGAGTTCATCGAAGCTATTAATAATGCCAAAACCAATAATAGTTCCTTACATCTTATGGGCTTACTCTCCGACGGAGGTGTACATACAAACAACAAACATCTCTACGCGTTGCTTGAGCTAGCAAAACAAGAGGATTTCACAAGAGTCTATATTCACTGTTTTATGGATGGTAGAGACACGTCACCAACAAGCGGGATTGGATTCGTTACAGAATTATTGGAAGAAATCAAAAGAATCGGCGTAGGTGAGATAGCAACAATCACAGGTAGATACTATGCGATGGACAGAGACAATCGATGGGATAGAGCGGAAAAAGCCTATAACGCTTTAGTAAATGGAAAAGGAGTCTTAGCTCAAGATCCGATAGCAGTTATGCAAGTATTATACGATCAAAACATAACCGATGAGTTCATAGACCCTATTGTCCTTACTAAAGACAATAGTCCTGTCGCAACGATCAACAATCACGATTCAGTTATTTTCTTTAATTTCAGGCCGGACAGAGCAAGACAACTATCATATATTTTTCTTGATCAATCATTCGATGGATTTAAAAGAACTCCGATTCATCAGCTTCATTATGTTTGCATGACAGAATACGACAAAAAAATTATAGCCCCTGTAGCTTTCAAACCAATCAGATTAAATAATGTTCTGGCTGAAGTACTTGCTAACAATAACAAAAAACAACTTCACATAGCTGAAACCGAAAAATATGCTCACGTCACTTTTTTCTTTAACGGAGGTGTCGAAAAACAATATCAGGGAGAAGAGCGAATACTAATTCCATCTCCCAAAGTAGCGACATATGATCTTCAACCGGAAATGAGTGCTTATGAAGTTACCGAAAAAGTTATTGAATCGATAGACAGCCGCCAATTCGACGTAATTATTCTTAATCTGGCAAATCCTGACATGGTAGGACACACAGGAATCATTGAAGCGGGTATAAAAGCGATGGAGACAATTGATATCTGTATCGGAAAGATTGTAGAGAAAATATTATATTATAATGAGAAAATGATCCTTACATCCGATCACGGCAACCTCGAATACATGACCGATGAGCAAACCGGAAAGCCATTTACAGCACACACCACGAATGATGTGCCAGTCATTTTCATATCTAACGACAAAACTGATATACGCTTACGGGATAACGTTATTCTTGCAGATATTGCACCGACTATACTTGATTTATTAAATATAGAAAAACCAATAGAAATGACCGGGACTTCGATCATATGTTGA
- the secG gene encoding preprotein translocase subunit SecG, with the protein MIYLLLTIEFVSAVLLTFAVLLHSAKGEGLGSIGGTARIFGTQKSLETGLNKVTLVLATLFLTSSALIYFLS; encoded by the coding sequence ATGATATATTTATTATTAACTATTGAATTCGTTTCGGCAGTGTTATTAACTTTTGCTGTTTTGCTTCATTCAGCAAAAGGAGAAGGTTTAGGAAGTATCGGGGGTACGGCACGAATTTTCGGCACACAAAAAAGTCTTGAAACTGGACTTAATAAAGTCACATTAGTTCTCGCAACACTATTCTTGACCAGTTCAGCATTAATATATTTTTTAAGCTGA
- a CDS encoding disulfide oxidoreductase, translating to MITKDMSIIDIVQKYPETRLVFEDYNLGCIGCLAAAGETISDGLIAHGLDPDTVIADLNKAIQPK from the coding sequence ATGATTACGAAAGATATGTCAATTATTGATATAGTACAAAAATATCCGGAAACCAGATTGGTTTTCGAAGATTACAACTTAGGATGTATAGGTTGTCTCGCAGCAGCGGGAGAAACAATATCTGACGGACTTATTGCACATGGTCTTGATCCTGATACAGTTATTGCCGACCTTAACAAGGCCATTCAACCTAAATAA
- the trmB gene encoding tRNA (guanosine(46)-N7)-methyltransferase TrmB — MRVRSHQNPFSLFKEHSLLELSKLFPQPDNTLVVEIGSAGGFFLLNFCKKHANYNIIGIEIRKLLVESVLNAIQKDKLTNAHILHANANTSIPQLFKPGQVDNFFIFFPDPWIKKRHLKRRVVNAALVQDLYDIIKIGGEVFIQSDVLELAQDIQMYFENSKFTNLFGPKGWAPENHTGIITERESFCLEDNKPVHRLRYKKLH, encoded by the coding sequence ATGCGTGTTCGGTCTCATCAAAATCCATTTTCATTATTTAAGGAACATTCTTTATTAGAGTTAAGTAAATTATTCCCCCAGCCTGACAACACACTTGTTGTTGAAATTGGATCGGCTGGGGGATTTTTTTTGCTAAATTTTTGCAAAAAACATGCTAATTACAATATTATAGGGATTGAGATCAGAAAATTATTAGTCGAAAGTGTCCTCAATGCGATTCAAAAAGATAAACTTACGAACGCACACATACTTCATGCAAATGCCAACACATCAATACCGCAGCTGTTTAAACCAGGACAAGTTGATAATTTCTTTATTTTTTTCCCTGATCCCTGGATTAAAAAAAGGCATCTTAAAAGAAGAGTTGTTAATGCTGCCCTCGTCCAAGATCTCTATGATATCATCAAAATAGGCGGAGAAGTTTTCATTCAATCAGATGTACTAGAATTAGCACAAGATATACAAATGTATTTCGAAAATAGCAAATTTACCAACTTATTCGGACCAAAAGGATGGGCACCAGAAAATCATACTGGAATAATAACCGAGAGAGAATCTTTCTGCCTTGAAGACAATAAACCGGTCCATCGTCTACGATACAAAAAATTACATTAG
- a CDS encoding phosphoesterase — translation MVIDLHVHSYHSDGTDSPKELLHKAKELGVDVMSLTDHDTVDGLDEAITCASEYNLHFIPGIELSSLFKENEIHILGYKLDYKSPAFQEQLVVLKQKRRDRNQKMIEKFHSLGIEVSMLDMEKYLPAQIGRLHFANILIEKGYVKNIAEAFQKYLSPKGAVYFPRVTMNPHEAVIFLKSFRALSVLAHPHLYGFNKSELWDFCKSLKDAGLNGIEVYYPEHSPSQTEYYISIAKDLGLFVTGGSDFHGANIPGKTLGHAHNDSLIPDECAKYLM, via the coding sequence ATTGTGATCGATTTGCATGTTCATAGTTATCATTCAGATGGAACTGATTCTCCTAAAGAGCTGCTGCATAAAGCCAAGGAACTTGGTGTCGATGTTATGTCACTCACTGATCACGACACTGTTGATGGATTAGATGAAGCCATTACCTGTGCCTCAGAGTATAACCTGCATTTTATCCCTGGTATTGAACTTAGTTCTCTTTTCAAGGAAAACGAAATACACATTTTAGGTTATAAGTTGGATTACAAATCTCCGGCATTCCAGGAACAACTAGTAGTACTTAAGCAGAAACGTCGTGACCGCAATCAGAAAATGATAGAGAAATTTCATAGTCTCGGGATTGAGGTCTCCATGTTAGATATGGAAAAATATCTTCCAGCTCAGATCGGAAGACTACATTTTGCCAATATTCTGATCGAAAAAGGGTATGTCAAAAATATCGCAGAGGCATTCCAGAAATATTTATCGCCAAAAGGAGCTGTCTATTTCCCCAGAGTCACAATGAATCCTCACGAGGCAGTTATTTTTCTTAAATCATTTAGAGCCTTAAGCGTGTTGGCTCATCCTCATTTATACGGTTTTAATAAATCTGAATTATGGGATTTTTGTAAATCTCTTAAAGATGCCGGATTAAATGGAATCGAAGTCTACTATCCTGAGCATAGTCCTTCTCAAACTGAGTATTATATTTCAATCGCAAAGGATTTGGGCTTGTTTGTTACAGGCGGTAGCGATTTCCATGGGGCAAATATTCCAGGGAAGACGCTTGGACATGCGCATAATGATTCGTTAATCCCTGATGAATGTGCCAAGTATCTAATGTAA
- a CDS encoding U32 family peptidase, with amino-acid sequence MSARLELLAPAGNLEKLKTAVQYGADAVYVGAPGLSLRTRASEMDFEQIKEGVAFAHQHGVKVYAALNIFPQNSDLALIEETIPRLVNKKIDAIVVSDPGVIALVKKVAPTMDIHLSTQANTTNIEAVRFWAKNGIKRIVLARELSINEIAQIAQNVKNVEIEVFAHGAMCIAYSGRCILSSYMASRPSNKGECSHPCRWEYYLKEATRKEPLVIEEDEHGTYIMNSKDLCLIEHLPLIIESNIGSIKIEGRMKSAYYVALVTKIYRKAIDEYMKDPDNYVCKPEWIAELQNVSYRGYSTGFYFGAPGPQDHNYLTSGYIKNYDFVGMVEEYYPHKNMIKIAVRNHILAQDELEILLPKADDQYIIKPNSIKDFNGNNIGVAHNTNEVFVSVTHEVPVGSIVRRKAREK; translated from the coding sequence ATGTCCGCGAGGTTAGAACTACTTGCACCAGCTGGTAATTTAGAAAAATTAAAAACAGCAGTACAATACGGCGCAGATGCCGTCTATGTAGGAGCTCCAGGACTTAGCTTAAGGACTCGGGCCTCAGAAATGGATTTTGAACAGATTAAAGAAGGTGTGGCATTTGCCCATCAGCATGGAGTTAAAGTATACGCAGCACTTAATATTTTCCCGCAGAATAGTGATCTCGCATTAATAGAAGAAACCATTCCAAGGCTTGTAAACAAAAAAATTGATGCCATAGTGGTCAGTGATCCAGGCGTTATTGCACTTGTTAAAAAGGTCGCTCCAACGATGGATATACATTTAAGTACACAGGCTAACACAACAAATATTGAAGCTGTTAGATTTTGGGCAAAAAATGGTATTAAGCGAATTGTTCTTGCCAGAGAGCTGAGCATTAACGAGATAGCTCAAATTGCTCAAAATGTTAAGAATGTGGAAATCGAAGTATTCGCTCACGGAGCAATGTGTATCGCGTACTCCGGACGATGCATTTTGTCTTCTTATATGGCCAGCCGACCTTCTAACAAAGGTGAGTGTTCACATCCATGCAGATGGGAATATTACCTTAAAGAAGCAACGAGAAAAGAACCTCTTGTTATTGAAGAAGATGAGCATGGCACGTATATTATGAACTCTAAAGATTTGTGTCTTATTGAGCATCTTCCTCTGATAATCGAATCAAATATCGGCTCAATCAAAATAGAGGGAAGAATGAAGTCGGCTTATTATGTAGCGCTTGTTACAAAGATTTATCGCAAAGCGATTGATGAATACATGAAAGATCCTGACAATTATGTATGCAAGCCTGAGTGGATTGCTGAGCTTCAAAATGTGAGTTATCGAGGGTATAGTACCGGTTTCTATTTTGGAGCTCCCGGACCGCAGGATCACAATTATTTAACCTCCGGATATATAAAGAATTACGATTTTGTTGGAATGGTAGAAGAGTATTATCCTCACAAAAATATGATAAAAATTGCAGTTCGTAACCATATATTAGCTCAAGACGAACTCGAAATCCTTTTACCGAAGGCTGATGATCAATACATTATTAAGCCGAATAGTATAAAGGACTTCAATGGGAATAATATTGGTGTTGCACATAATACTAATGAGGTTTTCGTCTCAGTAACGCATGAAGTTCCAGTCGGAAGCATTGTCAGGCGCAAAGCACGCGAGAAATAG